A genomic segment from Alteribacillus bidgolensis encodes:
- a CDS encoding Glu/Leu/Phe/Val family dehydrogenase yields the protein MNAVSVKSTAEQTDLLSATQHEIKHALSKLGYKEEVYELLKEPVRTLTVRIPIRMDDGSVQVFTGYRSQHNDAVGPTKGGVRFHPSVTENEVKALSIWMSLKCGIVDVPFGGGKGGIVCDPRAMSFLETERLSRGYVRAISQIVGPTKDIPAPDVFTNSQIMAWMTDEYSRIREFDSPGFITGKPIVLGGSNGRETATAMGVAICVEEAAKKKKLDLDGARVIIQGFGNAGGFLAQILNERGALIVGISDADGALYDKDGLDIDYLLERRDSFGTVTNLFSNTITNEELLECECDILVPAAISNQITEKNASNIKAEIVVEAANGPTTLEATKILTKRDVLLVPDILASSGGVTVSYFEWVQNNLGYYWSEEEVLEKLKKKIVTAFHNVIDTAKLHHVDNRLAAYIVGIRKMAEASTFRGWV from the coding sequence ATGAACGCAGTAAGTGTCAAAAGTACGGCTGAACAGACAGATCTACTATCAGCAACACAGCATGAAATAAAACATGCTTTATCAAAGCTTGGTTATAAAGAAGAAGTATATGAACTGCTTAAAGAACCTGTTCGCACATTGACCGTTCGGATACCGATAAGAATGGACGATGGCAGTGTCCAAGTTTTTACCGGATATCGTTCTCAGCATAATGACGCAGTTGGTCCAACGAAAGGCGGTGTTCGATTCCATCCCTCTGTAACGGAAAATGAAGTAAAAGCTTTATCAATTTGGATGAGTTTAAAGTGCGGCATTGTCGATGTGCCTTTTGGCGGAGGTAAAGGTGGAATAGTTTGTGATCCTAGGGCGATGTCTTTTTTAGAAACGGAGCGGTTAAGTAGAGGGTACGTGCGGGCAATAAGTCAAATCGTAGGACCGACAAAAGATATTCCAGCCCCTGATGTATTTACGAATTCGCAGATTATGGCTTGGATGACGGATGAATACAGCCGGATTCGTGAATTTGACTCACCTGGTTTTATTACCGGAAAACCAATTGTTCTTGGTGGTTCAAATGGCCGTGAAACGGCGACAGCCATGGGAGTAGCCATTTGCGTTGAAGAAGCAGCGAAGAAAAAAAAGCTTGACTTAGATGGTGCAAGGGTGATTATTCAAGGATTTGGTAACGCAGGAGGCTTTTTAGCGCAAATTCTTAACGAACGAGGCGCCCTAATTGTGGGAATATCTGACGCAGATGGCGCATTATATGATAAAGACGGGCTGGATATTGACTATTTACTCGAACGGCGTGATTCTTTCGGAACAGTAACCAATTTATTTTCGAACACAATTACAAATGAAGAACTGCTCGAATGTGAATGTGATATTTTAGTGCCGGCAGCTATTTCAAATCAAATCACCGAAAAGAATGCATCAAACATTAAAGCTGAAATTGTCGTTGAAGCCGCCAATGGTCCGACAACATTAGAAGCTACGAAAATTTTAACAAAACGAGATGTGCTGCTTGTCCCAGATATCCTGGCTAGCTCCGGGGGTGTCACTGTTTCCTATTTTGAATGGGTGCAAAATAATTTAGGGTACTACTGGTCTGAGGAGGAAGTATTAGAAAAACTGAAAAAGAAAATCGTTACTGCTTTTCATAATGTCATTGATACAGCAAAACTTCATCATGTGGATAATCGTCTAGCCGCTTATATCGTTGGTATCCGAAAAATGGCGGAAGCTTCAACATTTCGCGGATGGGTGTAA
- the hutH gene encoding histidine ammonia-lyase, protein MVTLTGHSLNFTEMKQVLFEGEKVKAAKESIEDVKKSREAVESIVENQEIIYGITTGFGKFSDVLIQKGDVEVLQKNLIHSHACGVGEAFPETVSRAMLVLRANALLKGYSGVRPLIIDRLLELVNKQIHPVIPQQGSLGASGDLAPLSHLALVLLGEGEVFYKEEKVPAIHALTQEKIKPITLTAKEGLALINGTQAMTAMGIISYLEAENLAYQSEIIAATTIEGLCGIMDAFDEEIHMARGYQEQVEVAERIRKYLKDSQLTTKQGELRVQDAYSLRCIPQVHGATWQTLHYVKEKLKIEMNAATDNPLIFNNGEKVISGGNFHGQPIALAMDFMGIAMAELANISERRIERLVNPQLNDLPPFLSPEPGLQSGAMIMQYVAASLVSENKTLTHPASVDSIPSSANQEDHVSMGTIASRHTAKVIENASRVLAIEAICSMQAAEYRGKNKMAPMTRAFLEAGRTIVPFIESDRMFYKDIEAMYRWIKKIPITSVGMENETVHS, encoded by the coding sequence ATGGTGACATTAACAGGGCATTCACTTAATTTTACTGAAATGAAACAAGTATTGTTTGAGGGGGAGAAAGTTAAAGCTGCAAAGGAAAGCATAGAGGATGTGAAAAAGAGTCGTGAAGCTGTAGAATCTATCGTGGAGAATCAAGAAATTATTTATGGTATTACGACTGGTTTTGGAAAATTCAGCGATGTGCTAATTCAAAAGGGGGATGTGGAAGTACTCCAAAAAAACTTGATTCATTCGCATGCGTGCGGAGTTGGTGAAGCTTTTCCAGAAACCGTTTCACGAGCCATGCTAGTGTTAAGGGCTAATGCCCTCCTGAAAGGGTATTCTGGTGTGCGTCCGCTTATTATTGATCGTCTGCTAGAGCTTGTAAACAAACAAATTCACCCAGTCATTCCTCAGCAAGGGTCTCTTGGGGCAAGCGGAGACTTGGCGCCATTGTCTCATTTAGCCTTAGTCCTTCTCGGGGAAGGAGAAGTGTTTTATAAAGAGGAGAAAGTACCTGCCATACATGCTTTAACACAGGAGAAAATTAAGCCTATTACTTTAACAGCTAAAGAGGGTTTGGCACTTATTAACGGTACACAGGCGATGACAGCAATGGGAATTATTTCCTATTTAGAAGCAGAAAACCTTGCCTATCAATCAGAAATTATTGCTGCAACCACAATAGAAGGGTTGTGCGGTATAATGGATGCGTTTGATGAAGAAATTCATATGGCACGCGGCTACCAAGAACAAGTAGAGGTAGCAGAACGAATTCGAAAATACTTGAAAGACAGCCAATTAACAACAAAACAAGGAGAGTTGCGTGTCCAAGATGCATATTCTCTCCGTTGCATCCCGCAAGTGCACGGGGCGACATGGCAAACGCTTCATTATGTTAAAGAAAAGCTTAAAATTGAAATGAACGCAGCGACAGATAACCCGCTTATCTTTAATAATGGAGAGAAAGTAATTTCCGGTGGGAACTTTCATGGCCAGCCCATTGCATTAGCAATGGATTTCATGGGAATTGCCATGGCGGAGCTGGCTAACATTTCCGAGCGCCGAATTGAACGGCTTGTTAATCCTCAGCTGAATGATTTGCCTCCGTTTTTAAGCCCGGAACCAGGATTGCAATCTGGTGCCATGATTATGCAGTACGTGGCAGCATCACTTGTTTCAGAAAATAAGACACTGACTCATCCGGCAAGTGTTGACTCCATTCCTTCTTCTGCAAATCAAGAAGATCATGTCAGCATGGGAACAATCGCTTCGAGGCATACAGCAAAGGTAATTGAAAATGCATCCCGAGTGTTAGCGATTGAAGCAATCTGCAGTATGCAGGCAGCTGAGTATCGCGGAAAGAACAAAATGGCACCTATGACAAGAGCATTTTTGGAAGCAGGCCGGACAATTGTTCCGTTTATTGAATCTGACCGGATGTTTTATAAAGATATAGAAGCTATGTACAGATGGATAAAAAAAATTCCAATAACATCTGTTGGAATGGAAAATGAAACGGTGCATTCTTAA
- the hutP gene encoding hut operon transcriptional regulator HutP, with translation MSLSKDSRIGRSAILLVLSDDKSEELEKIKQLDWKCCTGKVGSMEAHKVVAAIETAAKKNEIVETGLYRESHALYHAIIESLHGVTRGQVQLGSMLRTVGLSFAIVRGTPYENKNEGEWIAVSLYGTIGAPVKGAEHETIGLGVNHI, from the coding sequence ATGTCCTTAAGTAAGGATTCTCGTATTGGGAGAAGTGCTATTCTCCTAGTGCTCAGCGATGACAAGAGCGAAGAATTAGAAAAGATAAAGCAATTAGATTGGAAATGCTGTACAGGAAAAGTTGGCTCGATGGAAGCTCATAAAGTGGTAGCAGCTATCGAGACAGCAGCGAAGAAGAATGAAATTGTAGAAACCGGTCTTTATCGTGAAAGTCATGCATTGTACCATGCCATTATCGAATCACTGCATGGTGTAACCCGAGGGCAGGTTCAATTAGGATCAATGCTGCGTACAGTGGGACTAAGCTTTGCCATTGTCCGGGGTACACCCTATGAAAATAAGAACGAAGGAGAATGGATTGCTGTTTCCTTATATGGCACGATCGGTGCACCAGTAAAAGGGGCCGAGCATGAAACAATTGGATTAGGTGTTAATCACATTTAA